In candidate division WOR-3 bacterium, the genomic window TTTAAAAGGCTTGAGATTAAAGGTAAAAGCTCTTTTAGAAGGAATTTTACTTGGTGTTCACAAAAGTCCCCTGCATGGATATTCCTCAGAATTTGTTGAACATAGAGAATATTCTCTGGGTGATGACTTAAGGATGGTTGACTGGAAGGTTTTTGCAAGGAAAGAAAGATTATATACAAAGAAATTTTCTGAGGAAACAAATTCAAATGTTTATTTTTTGCTCGATTCTTCTAAATCAATGGATTATGGAGCGCCACCTAAAATTGAATATGCAAAGGTTTTAATTTTGTCCCTTTCATATCTTTTTCATCTTCAAAGGGATGCACCTTCCCTTTTTGTTTTTTCTGATAGAGAGAAATTTTTTATACCTCCTTCAACAAAAAGAGGGAATTTAGAAAAAATTAGAGATGTTCTTGAAAAATTGAAAGCAGAGGGTAAAACAGAACCAGATGAAATTTTTCCTTATCTTATTGAGATAATTAAAAAGAGAAGTATTATTTTTCTTTTTACTGACTATTACCACAAACCCTATGAATTTGTGAAAGGATTAAAATACTTAAAAGCAAAGAATAACAAGGTTTACTCAATAAGACTTGTTTCAGAGGAAGAATTTAATCTTTATAAAAATCCCCCCTTTATTTTAAAAGATTTAGAAACAGAAAATGAACTTGTTATTGATGAAAGAAAATTATGGGAAGATTTTAAAAAAAAATTATCTGAATTTGAAAAAAATCTAAATGAAGAAATTTTAAAGAGAGGTATAAAGAATTTTAATATAAATACCTTTGAGTCCTATGAGAAGAATTTATTAATGATTATTAAATCTTTATGATATTTTTAAAACCTCTTTTACTTTTACTCTTACCTTTTTCCTTAATTCCCCTTGTAATTCATCTTCTTTTACAGTTAAGAATAACAAAAATTTTATATCCCTGGGTTTTTATTTTTGAAAAAGAAAAGGAAATAAGAAAAAAAAGAAAAATAAAGGATATTTTAGTTCTTATCCTAAGAATTCTTGTAATTTTTTTTGTTATACTCTCTTTTAGTGAGCCTATTATTAAATCAAAATACGGAATTTTTGATCATATTGTTTATTTTGAACATCCCTTTTATAAAAAAAAGTTAAAGGATTATAATGTTAAAAAAATTCCCTTTTCTAAAATTGATTCTCTTTTAAATGATAAAAAAGTAAAAAATATTTATTTTTTAGGACCTCTCCCTGATACTGCTTTAATTAAACTTTCAATTTTAGAGGATAAAAGAATTTATCTGATTGGAGAAAAAAAGGTTAAAAACATAAAAATAAAAGATATAATTGATGACTATGAAGGTATGTATATTGTAATTTCTTCTGATTTTGATACTTCAAATATTCCACTTGAAATTTATCACGAAAGGGATATGATTTTAAGAGAAGAACTTAATATAAAAAAGGGAGATAATTTGTTTAGATTCAATTTGACCTCAGACTGGAATCCAGTTTTTATAAAAATTGATGTTAAAGATGATTATCCTGATGATAACGAAAAATTTTTTTACGTTAAAAAAAATAAAGGAGCAAAAATAAAAATTATAGGTAATAATAAATACATAACTGCATTTTCTGAGGCAATGAAAAAAGGAGAAGAAGAAGTTTTTATTGTGATTGGAATTAAAGATATAAAACTTATTGAAAAACTCATTTCAGAAAATAAAAACCTAATAATTTTCCCTGATACTTTAATTGATGAATTGAAGTTATTATTGAAAAAGAAAGGAATAATTTTAGGGGGTAAATTAAATAATGTTACAAGTTTAAATCAAAAAATATATTTCAAAAAATTTTTTGTTATCTCAGGTGATAAAAATTTTAAGATAAAGGATTTTAATTATAATATTTTTTCCCTTACTCATAATCTGTGTTTAGCAGGATTTTATCCTGATGAAAATTATACAAATTTTGTATATTATCCGGATTTTGCCACACTTCTTTATGAGGTTGTAAATTTTTTTGTAACAAAAAAATTTTCAATTCCTGAAAGTAGTTTTTTAGTTTTAAATTTAGATGAAGATAAATATTCCCTTTATACTTCAAAGGAAGAAAAAATTTTTGATTATGAGGGTAGAGAAATTTTTTTAAAACCTCTATCAAGGGGAATTTATTATCTTAGAGGTAAAAACAAAGAGATTATACTTGAGGTAAATCCACCTTCACTTCCTTCAATTTCAGAAATTAATGAATTGAGTAGTAATTTTATTTTTATAAAGGATAAAAAAGAGCTTTTTTCAATAAATCTTAAAAAAAATTTCCTTTTTATTTCTATTTTTCTTTTTTTATTAGAGGTTTTCCTATGTCTTATTTAACTTTTTTGGTTTATACGATACTTCCTTAATAACATTTTCAAGTATTTCAATTCCGGTATATAGCTCTTCTTCTTTTATTATAAGGGGTGGGCATATTCTTAAAACATTTTCACCAGCTGGTAAGATTAAAAGTCCCTTTTTAAAACATTCCTGAACTATAAGGTCTCTTTTTGTTTTGTCCTTTTTAAGTGTTTTTTTATCACTTACAATTTCAAGACCTATCATTAATCCCTTTCCTCTCACATCTCCGATAATTTCGTATTTTTCCTTCCATTTTTCAAGGTCTTTTAAAACTTTATCTCCAAGGGAGCTCACATGTTCCATTAGGCCATTTTCAAGTTTTTCAATAACTTTTAAAGCTACTTCACAGGATACAGGGTTACCACCAAAGGTTGAGGCATGAGTTCCTGGTGGCCAGTTCATAATGCCACTTTTTGCAATACAGGCTCCAAGTGGGAATCCTGAAGCTATTCCTTTTGCAAGGGTTATAATATCGGGTATTACATCATAGTGCTCTATGGCAAAAAATCTACCTGTTCTTCCCATTCCACTTTGAACCTCATCAACAATTAGGAGTATTCCGTATTTATCAATTAATTTTTTTAGTTCTTTAAAATAGTTCTCTGGAGCAGGAATATAACCACCTTCTCCCTGAATTGGTTCAATAATAAAAGCAGCAA contains:
- a CDS encoding DUF58 domain-containing protein; its protein translation is MIEELKRIENLKGLRLKVKALLEGILLGVHKSPLHGYSSEFVEHREYSLGDDLRMVDWKVFARKERLYTKKFSEETNSNVYFLLDSSKSMDYGAPPKIEYAKVLILSLSYLFHLQRDAPSLFVFSDREKFFIPPSTKRGNLEKIRDVLEKLKAEGKTEPDEIFPYLIEIIKKRSIIFLFTDYYHKPYEFVKGLKYLKAKNNKVYSIRLVSEEEFNLYKNPPFILKDLETENELVIDERKLWEDFKKKLSEFEKNLNEEILKRGIKNFNINTFESYEKNLLMIIKSL
- a CDS encoding BatA domain-containing protein, with the translated sequence MIFLKPLLLLLLPFSLIPLVIHLLLQLRITKILYPWVFIFEKEKEIRKKRKIKDILVLILRILVIFFVILSFSEPIIKSKYGIFDHIVYFEHPFYKKKLKDYNVKKIPFSKIDSLLNDKKVKNIYFLGPLPDTALIKLSILEDKRIYLIGEKKVKNIKIKDIIDDYEGMYIVISSDFDTSNIPLEIYHERDMILREELNIKKGDNLFRFNLTSDWNPVFIKIDVKDDYPDDNEKFFYVKKNKGAKIKIIGNNKYITAFSEAMKKGEEEVFIVIGIKDIKLIEKLISENKNLIIFPDTLIDELKLLLKKKGIILGGKLNNVTSLNQKIYFKKFFVISGDKNFKIKDFNYNIFSLTHNLCLAGFYPDENYTNFVYYPDFATLLYEVVNFFVTKKFSIPESSFLVLNLDEDKYSLYTSKEEKIFDYEGREIFLKPLSRGIYYLRGKNKEIILEVNPPSLPSISEINELSSNFIFIKDKKELFSINLKKNFLFISIFLFLLEVFLCLI
- a CDS encoding acetyl ornithine aminotransferase family protein, yielding MKPEIKNELPGKNAKKWLTKDKKFISPSYTRVYPLVVERGEGVWVYDVDGNKFLDFNAGVAVLTLGHSHPEVIETALNQMKKLIHYSGTDFYYSSEIKLAEKLAEITPGAKNRKIFFSNSGAESVEAAIKLARYYTNRPYILAFYGGFHGRTMGALSATASKTIHRKRFFTLFYGTVHAPYPYCFRCPFNLKYPDCNFACISFIEENIFSRLVDPEEVAAFIIEPIQGEGGYIPAPENYFKELKKLIDKYGILLIVDEVQSGMGRTGRFFAIEHYDVIPDIITLAKGIASGFPLGACIAKSGIMNWPPGTHASTFGGNPVSCEVALKVIEKLENGLMEHVSSLGDKVLKDLEKWKEKYEIIGDVRGKGLMIGLEIVSDKKTLKKDKTKRDLIVQECFKKGLLILPAGENVLRICPPLIIKEEELYTGIEILENVIKEVSYKPKKLNKT